The Synechococcus sp. RS9909 genomic interval TTGCGGCAGATCACCGCCAGATCCAGATCAGACTCCAGCTGAGCATCGCCCCGCGCCCTGGAGCCGAAGGCCACCAGAGCCTGCACCTGCGGCTCCGCAGCAAGCACCACCAATCCGTTGCGCAGGGCAGCCGCATCCAAGCCCGGCCCGAGATCGAGCTGCTCGACAAGCGGCTGCGACTGCAGCCAGGGAATGGCTGGCGCGCGGAAGCGAGTTGCCGGAGAACTGGCCATGGATCAACGCTACTGGCAGTTACCAGGGCAACCAAGCCGCCTCAGGGCGATGGCTTGCGATAGGGAATCAGCAGATCGGGAAGCATGGGGAAGTGACGCTGGTTCAGTGTCACCAACGTGCCGCCAACACCATCGGCAGTTGCGGCAATCAGGGCATCAGCCAGACCGGTGCCATGACTGCGTCCGTATTGGCGGCGCCAGAGCCCGGCCACCACGGCCGCCTTGTCATTCAGCGGAATCACGTCAAAAGCTTCAACAAAGGCGTCGAGACGCTTCCTCTCCTCACCATCGCGCACACCCGCATAAAGCTCGGCGACAGTGATCACCGATGCCGCAAGAACCTGATCAGAACCCTCCAGGAAGGCCACCGCCTGCGGTTGATCACGCAAGTAGTCGATGAGCACATCCGTGTCGACCACCAACAAGCCCGACATCAACGGTCGAGCTCGCGCCTGAGGGCATCCCAATCCGGCAGGTCGTTTCGCTCAGACCACAAACCACGCCCCTCGCGCAGCCGGGCGAGACGCCCTCCCGCCTCCTGTCGCTGAAGAAACTCATCCAAGGCCTCTCGAATCAGAGCACTCTGGGTACGCCCCGAGCGCTGAGCCAGAACCCGAAGGCCCTCGTGCTCCTGCTCAGAGAGGTAGATCTGCGTTCTGCGCACAACCGGACCTCACCCGCAGTGATGTATGCATCATACATCGCAAAGCTGCATCAGAACAACTCCCTCCGCATGGCAGCCAGGATGCGCCGATTACCGCGCCGGTTCTGGACGCCGATCCGCAGCCAGCTCTCATCCAGCCCTTCAAAGGAGCGGCAATCACGCAGCAGGATGCGATGGCGGCTTTCCAGCGCCTCGCGCAGGGGCTGGAGCGACAACGGCTCACCATCCCGCTCGCCCCGGATCAACAGGTAGTTCGCCGCTGAGGGCATGGGGCTGATCCCCGGCAGCCCCGCGAGCTGCAGCTGTAGCCAGGCGCCTTCGCGGGCGGTCCAGCGCTGCACACGCTGCAACCAAGCCTGGTGGCGCTTGGGGCTGCGCAGCAAGGCCTGGCCCACGGCTGACGCCACCGCATTCACCGGCCAGGGATCACGCCAGGCGGCCCAGCGCTGCAGGCGCTCGGGTTGGGCCACGGCATAACCGAGGCGCAAACCGGCGATGCCATAGAGCTTGGTGAGGCTGCGGATCACCACCAGATTGGGGTGCTCCGCCACCAGCGGAATCAGCGACTGCGTCTCGCCACCGGGCACCAGGGGCAGAAACGCCTCATCGCAGATCACCAGAGTGAAGCGCTGCAGCAGTGGCGCCAGTGAGGCGCGGCTCCAGAGCTGGCCGGTGGGGTTGTGGGGATTGGTGATCCAAAGCACGGAGGCCACCCGGGCCGCAGCCGTGAGCGGGAACGGTTGCGGAGTCGCCGCACTCCAGCGCAGCGGCAACGCCAAAGCCTCGGATGCCCCATCCCAACAGCGCAGAGCCCGGGCGTAATCAGCAAAGCCAGGCTGGGGCAGCAGCGAAGGCCCGGCGGCGGCCGCATCGCGAGCAGCCCAGGTGAACAGCTCAGCGGCACCGTTGCCGGGAAGCACCCCGCTCGGATCGAGGCCATGCACTGCAGCGATGCAACGCCGCAAACGCTCCTGACCGCGATCGGGATAGGGCTGCAACGGCGCCCGCAGCCCCTGCCAGCGTGCTCGCCAGGGCAAGGGGAAGGGCGCCAAGGAGGCGCTGGCATCGAGCAGCTGATCCGGACGACAACCGAGGCGCCGTGCCGTGGCCTCCAGATTGCCGCCGTGAACTTCAGGCACAGGAGTGCTGCCAGTGGATGCCATCATGCAGCGATCGATCGGAAGCGGCCCTGCACGACATCAGCGCCACCCCCACCTTTGTGATCGGCCCCACGATCAGCAGTGAGCGTCATCGGGGCGGGGTTGTGGAAGGCGCCTTACCCTGGCCGCAATTCAAGGCGCTGATCGAGCAGCAACTGAAGCAGGCCTCCAACGATGCGAAGCGATGAGCGCTGAGACGCTGCACAACGACAGATCCTGGTTCGCCAGCCATCCGGATGCCGTGGTGCGCTTCCGGCGGCAGCGCCTCGATGAATTCGCCGGCCTGGCGGCCCGCGGTGAACAAGCGCCGGTGTTCCGCCCGAGTTTCAGCCGCGAAGAGGCGCTCACCTGGGTGGCGGTGGTGGATCTGTTTCAGCTGCTGCACGACGCCAACGCGGCCGCCGATGGCACCCGGATGCGGCTGCGGCTGCGCACGATTCCGATTCGAGGCGCAGCGGCACGAAGCCAAGCCAAAGCAGAACTGATCAAAGCGGTGGCGCGTGAACTACTCGAGCAAGCCCTGCTCGATGAGGCGCTGCACCACAACCTCGACGTGGCCTGACCCCCAGCCGGATCGACAGAGGCTGCCGCGACTGATACAAGAAGCCCACTGCCATCGCAGCCGTTACCGACTCATGCGCTCCCGTTCCCTGCTGCTGGCGATCACCCTGTTCGGCGGCAGCGCCCTCCCTTCCGATTTATCTCCGCCGGCAGCAGCCCATGCAGCCGATACCGAAGCCGTGCTGCTGGTGCTGCAGCAGCGGAGCTGCCCAGGGTGCAAGCTGCAGGATGCCGATCTGGTGCATGCCGATCTGCGTGATGCGGATCTGAGCGGCGCCCAGTTGCAACGCGCCAACCTTGGCCAGGCCCGCCTCGATGGAGCGGATCTGCGTGGCGCCGATCTCAGCTTCACCAGCCTGCGTAGTGCCTCCCTGCGCGGCGCCAACCTGGAGGGAGCACGGCTCTATGGCACTGATCTGCGGGGGAGCGACCTCAGTGGCGTGCGCCTTGATCAGAACGCTCTGGAGGAAGCGCACTGGCAGGGTGCCCAGGGCATCGCCGGCGGCGTGCAAAGCCACGCCTCCCTGCACAATGCCGGCGTGGAAGCAGCCCAGGCCGGACGGTGGCAGAACGCGGAAGATCTTTTCGGCGAGGCCATCAAACAAGAACCCACACAATCGCTGTCTTGGATTGCCCGGGGCATCGCACGCGCTCAACTCGTCAAAGACGATCTGGCCGCAGCAGATTTTCGCTACGCCGCATCACTACTCCAACAAAACGGCAATCAAGCCTGGGCGGAACAACTCCAGGCGGCAGCCAACAATGTGAGCCAACGTCGCCATCACCAAGACACCCCTCCTGCCTCAAACGGCATCGGCAGTGGCTTCCTGAGTGGAATGCTCGGCACAATGCGCATGCTGGCTCCGCTAGCAATCAAGGCGTTTGCGCCGATGGGCATGGGCTTCTGAGCGGCCAGCCTGTCAGTCAGTCAGTTTCCCGTCATAATTTGCCGTGCCGCAGGCAGATTCGGGCGATAGCCATAACCATACGAACCGCCGGAGCGATCATCAATGATGCGCGGCGTCACGAGGATGACCAGCTCGCTCTTCGAACGCTGCCCTCCGGAACTACGGAAAAATTGGCCAACAAAGGGGAGATCGCCAAGAATGGGCCACTTCGACACCACCTCACGATCCGTGTCGTTAATTACACCCGTGAGAATCAAAGTCTGACCATCTCTGACGCGGATTTTACCCGTATCCAACGAGCGATCATTGATAATCGTGATCGCCCCACAATTCCCCACCTGCTCCGAGCCAACGGGCGCCGAAATCTCCGGCGACAACGCAAACGTGATAAATCCATTGTCATCAATTTTATCCACTCGCGCGCCAAATGTAAGACCAGCATTCGCGAACACTGGCTGACAAAAGTTATTGCCATTAATATCTTGCTTTACCTCGTACGACGTTACAAACTGCGTGCCAACACGCACATAGGCTTCATTGGAATATTCACGACCAATTTTGCCATCTTCAGAGATTTTCCCCTTATCAGTGCCCATCGACTTTTCACCTCCTTCC includes:
- a CDS encoding nucleotidyltransferase domain-containing protein, yielding MASSPATRFRAPAIPWLQSQPLVEQLDLGPGLDAAALRNGLVVLAAEPQVQALVAFGSRARGDAQLESDLDLAVICRKPILTPAEKTERSFGYRQWLGPVGCGVDLLVVGASDAQHLAGSRWHVMGDVAREGRVLYVAG
- a CDS encoding type II toxin-antitoxin system VapC family toxin, which gives rise to MSGLLVVDTDVLIDYLRDQPQAVAFLEGSDQVLAASVITVAELYAGVRDGEERKRLDAFVEAFDVIPLNDKAAVVAGLWRRQYGRSHGTGLADALIAATADGVGGTLVTLNQRHFPMLPDLLIPYRKPSP
- a CDS encoding CopG family transcriptional regulator, producing MRRTQIYLSEQEHEGLRVLAQRSGRTQSALIREALDEFLQRQEAGGRLARLREGRGLWSERNDLPDWDALRRELDR
- a CDS encoding aminotransferase class I/II-fold pyridoxal phosphate-dependent enzyme, producing the protein MASTGSTPVPEVHGGNLEATARRLGCRPDQLLDASASLAPFPLPWRARWQGLRAPLQPYPDRGQERLRRCIAAVHGLDPSGVLPGNGAAELFTWAARDAAAAGPSLLPQPGFADYARALRCWDGASEALALPLRWSAATPQPFPLTAAARVASVLWITNPHNPTGQLWSRASLAPLLQRFTLVICDEAFLPLVPGGETQSLIPLVAEHPNLVVIRSLTKLYGIAGLRLGYAVAQPERLQRWAAWRDPWPVNAVASAVGQALLRSPKRHQAWLQRVQRWTAREGAWLQLQLAGLPGISPMPSAANYLLIRGERDGEPLSLQPLREALESRHRILLRDCRSFEGLDESWLRIGVQNRRGNRRILAAMRRELF
- a CDS encoding pentapeptide repeat-containing protein, with translation MRSRSLLLAITLFGGSALPSDLSPPAAAHAADTEAVLLVLQQRSCPGCKLQDADLVHADLRDADLSGAQLQRANLGQARLDGADLRGADLSFTSLRSASLRGANLEGARLYGTDLRGSDLSGVRLDQNALEEAHWQGAQGIAGGVQSHASLHNAGVEAAQAGRWQNAEDLFGEAIKQEPTQSLSWIARGIARAQLVKDDLAAADFRYAASLLQQNGNQAWAEQLQAAANNVSQRRHHQDTPPASNGIGSGFLSGMLGTMRMLAPLAIKAFAPMGMGF